One genomic window of Bactrocera dorsalis isolate Fly_Bdor chromosome 4, ASM2337382v1, whole genome shotgun sequence includes the following:
- the LOC105222951 gene encoding zinc finger protein 878 isoform X1 has product MEIERNNAKIQCSDFKKCGEIATLLSIGKPDFFLNCGFCEYTFLQLDNFIRHMYEDHHNEFPGYELKEEPSEMEEIMMEEKYNTDPEEIDDYNNTNDFILKGFEKVEIEMDMSEEHVPLDIGDNFTKEYWDEENLLENNLHGDEFQKGYSKVKLPSEKENTRNRQHTKQHKNKLLDDEYNSEESTDNFTISEKIIEVERISKVNRRRNDNGKKNKKFIKDDKIKSEESGNDSEIPQEMENFSYFEENSHVLPKNTLELNSNQQLTGNSYKSDDSDVEKELEETQVSDSGHSEDKRNESLYEAQVKSKAAIMKMTITTDITLKDEHYKLLAEIYEANRCLWDEEDIAYRFRNRREEALKSVHKEFTEKSGLNLTLEDLESQIVRLRRSCSIEKRKKIHCKRDKLKFIPNCPYYQQIAYLEVDVPPFECKICDKLLSGLGQYKVHVASHDGSLPFKCHLCGHGFQLASNLTVHLRRHVHDYTYNCEVCNKPCATTTELKIHMRSHTGERPFVCYICGQKSRTSSQLLVHTLRHQNRPRHKCKLCPKTFYETGTLNEHMSIHRNIRDKICEICDKGFTSNKQLRQHQLIHNAEKKYACKFCEKRFAQYAGLSGHMKTHGTKLSASVPDNFL; this is encoded by the exons ATGGAGATAGAGAGAAACAATGCTAAAATTCAATGCAGTGATTTCAAGAAATGCGGGGAAATAGCCACATTGCTGTCGATTGGAAAGCCGGACTTTTTTTTGAATTGTGGTTTTTGTGAATATACTTTCCTTCAATTAGATAATTTTATCCGACATATGTATGAAGACCATCACAACGAATTTCCTGGATATGAGTTAAAAGAAGAACCCAGTGAAATGGAGGAAATAATGATGGAGGAAAAGTACAACACAGACCCCGAAGAAATCGACGAT TATAATAATACCaatgattttatattaaaaggATTTGAAAAAGTAGAAATTGAAATGGACATGTCTGAAGAACACGTTCCTCTCGATATTGGAGATAATTTTACCAAAGAATATTGGGATGAAGAGAACCTG cttgaaaataatttacatgGAGATGAATTCCAAAAAGGATATAGTAAGGTGAAATTGCCATCTGAAAAAGAAAACACTCGTAACCGACAGCACACAAAAcagcataaaaacaaattattagaTGATGAATACAATAGTGAAGAATCTACTGATAACTTCAcgatatctgaaaaaattattgaagtagAAAGAATATCTAAAGTTAATCGACGGCGAAATGATaatggaaagaaaaataaaaaatttataaaagatgaTAAAATTAAAAGCGAAGAAAGTGGTAATGACTCAGAAATTCCacaagaaatggaaaatttctCTTACTTCGAAGAAAATAGTCATGTCCTGCCCAAAAATACACTTGAATTAAATAGCAATCAG CAGCTGACTGGCAATTCTTACAAATCAGATGACTCTGATGTCGAAAAAGAGTTAGAAGAAACTCAAGTCTCAGATTCTGGGCATAGTGAAGATAAAAGAAACGAGAGTTTATATGAAGCACAA GTTAAATCAAAGGCAGCGATTATGAAAATGACGATAACTACGGATATTACGCTAAAAGATGAACACTACAAACTTTTGGCTGAAATATATGAGGCGAATAGGTGCCTTTGGGATGAAGAGGATATCGCATACCGGTTTAGGAATAGGCGCGAGGAAGCATTAAAATCTGTACACAAGGAATTCACTGAAAAATCTGGCCTGAACTTAACCTTAGAGGATTTGGAAAGTCAAATTGTGCGGCTGCGTAGATCTTGTTCGattgaaaagagaaaaaaaattcattgcaaAAGAGACAAGTTAAAGTTCATACCCAACTGTCCATATTATCAGCAGATAGCCTATCTCGAGGTTGACGTGCCACCTTTCGAATGCAAAATATGTGATAAGTTATTATCGGGTTTGGGTCAATACAAGGTGCATGTCGCTTCTCATGATGGTTCACTGCCATTTAAATGCCATCTTTGTGGACATGGTTTTCAGTTAGCATCTAATTTAACTGTGCACTTACGGAGGCACGTGCATGATTACACGTATAATTGTGAGGTGTGCAATAAGCCCTGCGCCACAACGACCGAATTGAAAATTCATATGCGTTCGCACACCGGCGAAAGGCCCTTCGTTTGTTATATTTGTGGGCAAAAGTCTCGAACATCTTCCCAACTTTTAGTGCATACGCTGCGTCACCAGAATCGACCGCGTCACAAATGTAAACTGTGCCctaaaacattttatgaaacAGGAACATTAAACGAGCACATGAGTATTCATCGGAATATCAGAGACAAAATATGCGAGATATGCGATAAAGGTTTCACTAGCAATAAACAATTACGCCAGCATCAGCTTATCCATAACGCCGAGAAAAAGTATGCctgcaaattttgtgaaaagcgCTTTGCTCAATATGCCGGCCTCAGTGGGCATATGAAAACGCATGGCACAAAATTATCTGCGAGCGTTCCTGACAATTTTTTATAG
- the LOC105222951 gene encoding zinc finger protein 568 isoform X5 translates to MEIERNNAKIQCSDFKKCGEIATLLSIGKPDFFLNCGFCEYTFLQLDNFIRHMYEDHHNEFPGYELKEEPSEMEEIMMEEKYNTDPEEIDDYNNTNDFILKGFEKVEIEMDMSEEHVPLDIGDNFTKEYWDEENLLENNLHGDEFQKGYSKVKLPSEKENTRNRQHTKQHKNKLLDDEYNSEESTDNFTISEKIIEVERISKVNRRRNDNGKKNKKFIKDDKIKSEESGNDSEIPQEMENFSYFEENSHVLPKNTLELNSNQVKSKAAIMKMTITTDITLKDEHYKLLAEIYEANRCLWDEEDIAYRFRNRREEALKSVHKEFTEKSGLNLTLEDLESQIVRLRRSCSIEKRKKIHCKRDKLKFIPNCPYYQQIAYLEVDVPPFECKICDKLLSGLGQYKVHVASHDGSLPFKCHLCGHGFQLASNLTVHLRRHVHDYTYNCEVCNKPCATTTELKIHMRSHTGERPFVCYICGQKSRTSSQLLVHTLRHQNRPRHKCKLCPKTFYETGTLNEHMSIHRNIRDKICEICDKGFTSNKQLRQHQLIHNAEKKYACKFCEKRFAQYAGLSGHMKTHGTKLSASVPDNFL, encoded by the exons ATGGAGATAGAGAGAAACAATGCTAAAATTCAATGCAGTGATTTCAAGAAATGCGGGGAAATAGCCACATTGCTGTCGATTGGAAAGCCGGACTTTTTTTTGAATTGTGGTTTTTGTGAATATACTTTCCTTCAATTAGATAATTTTATCCGACATATGTATGAAGACCATCACAACGAATTTCCTGGATATGAGTTAAAAGAAGAACCCAGTGAAATGGAGGAAATAATGATGGAGGAAAAGTACAACACAGACCCCGAAGAAATCGACGAT TATAATAATACCaatgattttatattaaaaggATTTGAAAAAGTAGAAATTGAAATGGACATGTCTGAAGAACACGTTCCTCTCGATATTGGAGATAATTTTACCAAAGAATATTGGGATGAAGAGAACCTG cttgaaaataatttacatgGAGATGAATTCCAAAAAGGATATAGTAAGGTGAAATTGCCATCTGAAAAAGAAAACACTCGTAACCGACAGCACACAAAAcagcataaaaacaaattattagaTGATGAATACAATAGTGAAGAATCTACTGATAACTTCAcgatatctgaaaaaattattgaagtagAAAGAATATCTAAAGTTAATCGACGGCGAAATGATaatggaaagaaaaataaaaaatttataaaagatgaTAAAATTAAAAGCGAAGAAAGTGGTAATGACTCAGAAATTCCacaagaaatggaaaatttctCTTACTTCGAAGAAAATAGTCATGTCCTGCCCAAAAATACACTTGAATTAAATAGCAATCAG GTTAAATCAAAGGCAGCGATTATGAAAATGACGATAACTACGGATATTACGCTAAAAGATGAACACTACAAACTTTTGGCTGAAATATATGAGGCGAATAGGTGCCTTTGGGATGAAGAGGATATCGCATACCGGTTTAGGAATAGGCGCGAGGAAGCATTAAAATCTGTACACAAGGAATTCACTGAAAAATCTGGCCTGAACTTAACCTTAGAGGATTTGGAAAGTCAAATTGTGCGGCTGCGTAGATCTTGTTCGattgaaaagagaaaaaaaattcattgcaaAAGAGACAAGTTAAAGTTCATACCCAACTGTCCATATTATCAGCAGATAGCCTATCTCGAGGTTGACGTGCCACCTTTCGAATGCAAAATATGTGATAAGTTATTATCGGGTTTGGGTCAATACAAGGTGCATGTCGCTTCTCATGATGGTTCACTGCCATTTAAATGCCATCTTTGTGGACATGGTTTTCAGTTAGCATCTAATTTAACTGTGCACTTACGGAGGCACGTGCATGATTACACGTATAATTGTGAGGTGTGCAATAAGCCCTGCGCCACAACGACCGAATTGAAAATTCATATGCGTTCGCACACCGGCGAAAGGCCCTTCGTTTGTTATATTTGTGGGCAAAAGTCTCGAACATCTTCCCAACTTTTAGTGCATACGCTGCGTCACCAGAATCGACCGCGTCACAAATGTAAACTGTGCCctaaaacattttatgaaacAGGAACATTAAACGAGCACATGAGTATTCATCGGAATATCAGAGACAAAATATGCGAGATATGCGATAAAGGTTTCACTAGCAATAAACAATTACGCCAGCATCAGCTTATCCATAACGCCGAGAAAAAGTATGCctgcaaattttgtgaaaagcgCTTTGCTCAATATGCCGGCCTCAGTGGGCATATGAAAACGCATGGCACAAAATTATCTGCGAGCGTTCCTGACAATTTTTTATAG
- the LOC105222951 gene encoding zinc finger protein 26 isoform X2, producing MEIERNNAKIQCSDFKKCGEIATLLSIGKPDFFLNCGFCEYTFLQLDNFIRHMYEDHHNEFPGYELKEEPSEMEEIMMEEKYNTDPEEIDDYNNTNDFILKGFEKVEIEMDMSEEHVPLDIGDNFTKEYWDEENLLENNLHGDEFQKGYSKVKLPSEKENTRNRQHTKQHKNKLLDDEYNSEESTDNFTISEKIIEVERISKVNRRRNDNGKKNKKFIKDDKIKSEESGNDSEIPQEMENFSYFEENSHVLPKNTLELNSNQLTGNSYKSDDSDVEKELEETQVSDSGHSEDKRNESLYEAQVKSKAAIMKMTITTDITLKDEHYKLLAEIYEANRCLWDEEDIAYRFRNRREEALKSVHKEFTEKSGLNLTLEDLESQIVRLRRSCSIEKRKKIHCKRDKLKFIPNCPYYQQIAYLEVDVPPFECKICDKLLSGLGQYKVHVASHDGSLPFKCHLCGHGFQLASNLTVHLRRHVHDYTYNCEVCNKPCATTTELKIHMRSHTGERPFVCYICGQKSRTSSQLLVHTLRHQNRPRHKCKLCPKTFYETGTLNEHMSIHRNIRDKICEICDKGFTSNKQLRQHQLIHNAEKKYACKFCEKRFAQYAGLSGHMKTHGTKLSASVPDNFL from the exons ATGGAGATAGAGAGAAACAATGCTAAAATTCAATGCAGTGATTTCAAGAAATGCGGGGAAATAGCCACATTGCTGTCGATTGGAAAGCCGGACTTTTTTTTGAATTGTGGTTTTTGTGAATATACTTTCCTTCAATTAGATAATTTTATCCGACATATGTATGAAGACCATCACAACGAATTTCCTGGATATGAGTTAAAAGAAGAACCCAGTGAAATGGAGGAAATAATGATGGAGGAAAAGTACAACACAGACCCCGAAGAAATCGACGAT TATAATAATACCaatgattttatattaaaaggATTTGAAAAAGTAGAAATTGAAATGGACATGTCTGAAGAACACGTTCCTCTCGATATTGGAGATAATTTTACCAAAGAATATTGGGATGAAGAGAACCTG cttgaaaataatttacatgGAGATGAATTCCAAAAAGGATATAGTAAGGTGAAATTGCCATCTGAAAAAGAAAACACTCGTAACCGACAGCACACAAAAcagcataaaaacaaattattagaTGATGAATACAATAGTGAAGAATCTACTGATAACTTCAcgatatctgaaaaaattattgaagtagAAAGAATATCTAAAGTTAATCGACGGCGAAATGATaatggaaagaaaaataaaaaatttataaaagatgaTAAAATTAAAAGCGAAGAAAGTGGTAATGACTCAGAAATTCCacaagaaatggaaaatttctCTTACTTCGAAGAAAATAGTCATGTCCTGCCCAAAAATACACTTGAATTAAATAGCAATCAG CTGACTGGCAATTCTTACAAATCAGATGACTCTGATGTCGAAAAAGAGTTAGAAGAAACTCAAGTCTCAGATTCTGGGCATAGTGAAGATAAAAGAAACGAGAGTTTATATGAAGCACAA GTTAAATCAAAGGCAGCGATTATGAAAATGACGATAACTACGGATATTACGCTAAAAGATGAACACTACAAACTTTTGGCTGAAATATATGAGGCGAATAGGTGCCTTTGGGATGAAGAGGATATCGCATACCGGTTTAGGAATAGGCGCGAGGAAGCATTAAAATCTGTACACAAGGAATTCACTGAAAAATCTGGCCTGAACTTAACCTTAGAGGATTTGGAAAGTCAAATTGTGCGGCTGCGTAGATCTTGTTCGattgaaaagagaaaaaaaattcattgcaaAAGAGACAAGTTAAAGTTCATACCCAACTGTCCATATTATCAGCAGATAGCCTATCTCGAGGTTGACGTGCCACCTTTCGAATGCAAAATATGTGATAAGTTATTATCGGGTTTGGGTCAATACAAGGTGCATGTCGCTTCTCATGATGGTTCACTGCCATTTAAATGCCATCTTTGTGGACATGGTTTTCAGTTAGCATCTAATTTAACTGTGCACTTACGGAGGCACGTGCATGATTACACGTATAATTGTGAGGTGTGCAATAAGCCCTGCGCCACAACGACCGAATTGAAAATTCATATGCGTTCGCACACCGGCGAAAGGCCCTTCGTTTGTTATATTTGTGGGCAAAAGTCTCGAACATCTTCCCAACTTTTAGTGCATACGCTGCGTCACCAGAATCGACCGCGTCACAAATGTAAACTGTGCCctaaaacattttatgaaacAGGAACATTAAACGAGCACATGAGTATTCATCGGAATATCAGAGACAAAATATGCGAGATATGCGATAAAGGTTTCACTAGCAATAAACAATTACGCCAGCATCAGCTTATCCATAACGCCGAGAAAAAGTATGCctgcaaattttgtgaaaagcgCTTTGCTCAATATGCCGGCCTCAGTGGGCATATGAAAACGCATGGCACAAAATTATCTGCGAGCGTTCCTGACAATTTTTTATAG
- the LOC105222951 gene encoding zinc finger protein 354A isoform X6: MWSRSNLLLLENNLHGDEFQKGYSKVKLPSEKENTRNRQHTKQHKNKLLDDEYNSEESTDNFTISEKIIEVERISKVNRRRNDNGKKNKKFIKDDKIKSEESGNDSEIPQEMENFSYFEENSHVLPKNTLELNSNQQLTGNSYKSDDSDVEKELEETQVSDSGHSEDKRNESLYEAQVKSKAAIMKMTITTDITLKDEHYKLLAEIYEANRCLWDEEDIAYRFRNRREEALKSVHKEFTEKSGLNLTLEDLESQIVRLRRSCSIEKRKKIHCKRDKLKFIPNCPYYQQIAYLEVDVPPFECKICDKLLSGLGQYKVHVASHDGSLPFKCHLCGHGFQLASNLTVHLRRHVHDYTYNCEVCNKPCATTTELKIHMRSHTGERPFVCYICGQKSRTSSQLLVHTLRHQNRPRHKCKLCPKTFYETGTLNEHMSIHRNIRDKICEICDKGFTSNKQLRQHQLIHNAEKKYACKFCEKRFAQYAGLSGHMKTHGTKLSASVPDNFL; the protein is encoded by the exons atgtggagcagatcaaatttattactg cttgaaaataatttacatgGAGATGAATTCCAAAAAGGATATAGTAAGGTGAAATTGCCATCTGAAAAAGAAAACACTCGTAACCGACAGCACACAAAAcagcataaaaacaaattattagaTGATGAATACAATAGTGAAGAATCTACTGATAACTTCAcgatatctgaaaaaattattgaagtagAAAGAATATCTAAAGTTAATCGACGGCGAAATGATaatggaaagaaaaataaaaaatttataaaagatgaTAAAATTAAAAGCGAAGAAAGTGGTAATGACTCAGAAATTCCacaagaaatggaaaatttctCTTACTTCGAAGAAAATAGTCATGTCCTGCCCAAAAATACACTTGAATTAAATAGCAATCAG CAGCTGACTGGCAATTCTTACAAATCAGATGACTCTGATGTCGAAAAAGAGTTAGAAGAAACTCAAGTCTCAGATTCTGGGCATAGTGAAGATAAAAGAAACGAGAGTTTATATGAAGCACAA GTTAAATCAAAGGCAGCGATTATGAAAATGACGATAACTACGGATATTACGCTAAAAGATGAACACTACAAACTTTTGGCTGAAATATATGAGGCGAATAGGTGCCTTTGGGATGAAGAGGATATCGCATACCGGTTTAGGAATAGGCGCGAGGAAGCATTAAAATCTGTACACAAGGAATTCACTGAAAAATCTGGCCTGAACTTAACCTTAGAGGATTTGGAAAGTCAAATTGTGCGGCTGCGTAGATCTTGTTCGattgaaaagagaaaaaaaattcattgcaaAAGAGACAAGTTAAAGTTCATACCCAACTGTCCATATTATCAGCAGATAGCCTATCTCGAGGTTGACGTGCCACCTTTCGAATGCAAAATATGTGATAAGTTATTATCGGGTTTGGGTCAATACAAGGTGCATGTCGCTTCTCATGATGGTTCACTGCCATTTAAATGCCATCTTTGTGGACATGGTTTTCAGTTAGCATCTAATTTAACTGTGCACTTACGGAGGCACGTGCATGATTACACGTATAATTGTGAGGTGTGCAATAAGCCCTGCGCCACAACGACCGAATTGAAAATTCATATGCGTTCGCACACCGGCGAAAGGCCCTTCGTTTGTTATATTTGTGGGCAAAAGTCTCGAACATCTTCCCAACTTTTAGTGCATACGCTGCGTCACCAGAATCGACCGCGTCACAAATGTAAACTGTGCCctaaaacattttatgaaacAGGAACATTAAACGAGCACATGAGTATTCATCGGAATATCAGAGACAAAATATGCGAGATATGCGATAAAGGTTTCACTAGCAATAAACAATTACGCCAGCATCAGCTTATCCATAACGCCGAGAAAAAGTATGCctgcaaattttgtgaaaagcgCTTTGCTCAATATGCCGGCCTCAGTGGGCATATGAAAACGCATGGCACAAAATTATCTGCGAGCGTTCCTGACAATTTTTTATAG
- the LOC105222951 gene encoding zinc finger protein 670 isoform X3 → MEIERNNAKIQCSDFKKCGEIATLLSIGKPDFFLNCGFCEYTFLQLDNFIRHMYEDHHNEFPGYELKEEPSEMEEIMMEEKYNTDPEEIDDYNNTNDFILKGFEKVEIEMDMSEEHVPLDIGDNFTKEYWDEENLLENNLHGDEFQKGYSKVKLPSEKENTRNRQHTKQHKNKLLDDEYNSEESTDNFTISEKIIEVERISKVNRRRNDNGKKNKKFIKDDKIKSEESGNDSEIPQEMENFSYFEENSHVLPKNTLELNSNQQLTGNSYKSDDSDVEKELEETQVSDSGHSEDKRNESLYEAQTKTILKPTKVTIPNIILNDTQCQVLADIYKTHTCLWDENDIAYRFGNRHKEALNSILEKCNETCGLSLTNNELQSEIVRLRKITSIEKRQKILCKRNNTKFKPHCSYYRHIEYLEVDVSPFECTICETLFPGLGKLKVHVASHDGSLPFICSLCGHGFQLASNLTIHLRRHVQDYTYTCDICSKSFATSTDLKIHVRFHTGEKPYVCSICGQRRSTASHLFIHTLRHQNRRRHQCKICSKTFIEKGTLKDHMLSHSQVRNYICDVCQKGFKTKKHLCQHKLIHAAEKKYACAFCEKRFSQSAGLKGHMKTHGTKLSAT, encoded by the exons ATGGAGATAGAGAGAAACAATGCTAAAATTCAATGCAGTGATTTCAAGAAATGCGGGGAAATAGCCACATTGCTGTCGATTGGAAAGCCGGACTTTTTTTTGAATTGTGGTTTTTGTGAATATACTTTCCTTCAATTAGATAATTTTATCCGACATATGTATGAAGACCATCACAACGAATTTCCTGGATATGAGTTAAAAGAAGAACCCAGTGAAATGGAGGAAATAATGATGGAGGAAAAGTACAACACAGACCCCGAAGAAATCGACGAT TATAATAATACCaatgattttatattaaaaggATTTGAAAAAGTAGAAATTGAAATGGACATGTCTGAAGAACACGTTCCTCTCGATATTGGAGATAATTTTACCAAAGAATATTGGGATGAAGAGAACCTG cttgaaaataatttacatgGAGATGAATTCCAAAAAGGATATAGTAAGGTGAAATTGCCATCTGAAAAAGAAAACACTCGTAACCGACAGCACACAAAAcagcataaaaacaaattattagaTGATGAATACAATAGTGAAGAATCTACTGATAACTTCAcgatatctgaaaaaattattgaagtagAAAGAATATCTAAAGTTAATCGACGGCGAAATGATaatggaaagaaaaataaaaaatttataaaagatgaTAAAATTAAAAGCGAAGAAAGTGGTAATGACTCAGAAATTCCacaagaaatggaaaatttctCTTACTTCGAAGAAAATAGTCATGTCCTGCCCAAAAATACACTTGAATTAAATAGCAATCAG CAGCTGACTGGCAATTCTTACAAATCAGATGACTCTGATGTCGAAAAAGAGTTAGAAGAAACTCAAGTCTCAGATTCTGGGCATAGTGAAGATAAAAGAAACGAGAGTTTATATGAAGCACAA ACGAAAACAATACTGAAGCCCACGAAAGTAACAATACCAAATATCATTTTAAATGATACACAATGCCAGGTTTTAGCGGATATATACAAGACACACACTTGTCTATGGGATGAAAATGATATCGCATATCGGTTTGGCAATAGACATAAAGAAGCATTAAATTCCATACTAGAAAAATGCAATGAAACGTGTGGCTTAAGCTTAACTAATAATGAATTGCAAAGTGAAATTGTAAGACTGCGAAAAATAACTTCGATAGAAAAGCgacaaaaaattctttgtaaaagaaataatacaaaattcaaaCCTCACTGCTCATATTATCGGCATATTGAATATCTCGAAGTGGATGTGTCACCTTTCGAATGCACAATATGTGAAACATTGTTTCCTGGTTTGGGTAAACTGAAAGTGCATGTAGCATCTCATGATGGTTCGCTGCCATTTATATGCTCGCTGTGTGGACATGGGTTTCAGCTGGCAAGTAATCTAACCATACATTTACGAAGGCATGTACAGGACTACACGTATACTTGTGATATATGCAGTAAATCTTTCGCTACATCCACAGATTTAAAAATACATGTCCGGTTCCACACAGGTGAAAAGCCCTACGTTTGCTCTATCTGTGGCCAAAGACGTTCAACTGCATCACACTTATTTATACACACTTTGCGGCACCAAAATCGACGACGCCACCAATGTAAGATCTGTTCAAAGACTTTTATCGAAAAGGGAACTTTAAAAGATCACATGCTTTCGCACTCACAAGTCCGTAATTATATATGCGATGTATGCCAAAAAGGatttaaaaccaaaaagcaTCTATGTCAACATAAATTAATACATGCTGCAGAAAAGAAATATGCTTGTGCATTTTGTGAAAAACGCTTTTCACAGTCGGCTGGCCTTAAAGGGCATATGAAAACACATGGTACAAAGCTTTCAGCAACTTAA
- the LOC105222951 gene encoding zinc finger protein 41 isoform X4 translates to MEIERNNAKIQCSDFKKCGEIATLLSIGKPDFFLNCGFCEYTFLQLDNFIRHMYEDHHNEFPGYELKEEPSEMEEIMMEEKYNTDPEEIDDYNNTNDFILKGFEKVEIEMDMSEEHVPLDIGDNFTKEYWDEENLLENNLHGDEFQKGYSKVKLPSEKENTRNRQHTKQHKNKLLDDEYNSEESTDNFTISEKIIEVERISKVNRRRNDNGKKNKKFIKDDKIKSEESGNDSEIPQEMENFSYFEENSHVLPKNTLELNSNQLTGNSYKSDDSDVEKELEETQVSDSGHSEDKRNESLYEAQTKTILKPTKVTIPNIILNDTQCQVLADIYKTHTCLWDENDIAYRFGNRHKEALNSILEKCNETCGLSLTNNELQSEIVRLRKITSIEKRQKILCKRNNTKFKPHCSYYRHIEYLEVDVSPFECTICETLFPGLGKLKVHVASHDGSLPFICSLCGHGFQLASNLTIHLRRHVQDYTYTCDICSKSFATSTDLKIHVRFHTGEKPYVCSICGQRRSTASHLFIHTLRHQNRRRHQCKICSKTFIEKGTLKDHMLSHSQVRNYICDVCQKGFKTKKHLCQHKLIHAAEKKYACAFCEKRFSQSAGLKGHMKTHGTKLSAT, encoded by the exons ATGGAGATAGAGAGAAACAATGCTAAAATTCAATGCAGTGATTTCAAGAAATGCGGGGAAATAGCCACATTGCTGTCGATTGGAAAGCCGGACTTTTTTTTGAATTGTGGTTTTTGTGAATATACTTTCCTTCAATTAGATAATTTTATCCGACATATGTATGAAGACCATCACAACGAATTTCCTGGATATGAGTTAAAAGAAGAACCCAGTGAAATGGAGGAAATAATGATGGAGGAAAAGTACAACACAGACCCCGAAGAAATCGACGAT TATAATAATACCaatgattttatattaaaaggATTTGAAAAAGTAGAAATTGAAATGGACATGTCTGAAGAACACGTTCCTCTCGATATTGGAGATAATTTTACCAAAGAATATTGGGATGAAGAGAACCTG cttgaaaataatttacatgGAGATGAATTCCAAAAAGGATATAGTAAGGTGAAATTGCCATCTGAAAAAGAAAACACTCGTAACCGACAGCACACAAAAcagcataaaaacaaattattagaTGATGAATACAATAGTGAAGAATCTACTGATAACTTCAcgatatctgaaaaaattattgaagtagAAAGAATATCTAAAGTTAATCGACGGCGAAATGATaatggaaagaaaaataaaaaatttataaaagatgaTAAAATTAAAAGCGAAGAAAGTGGTAATGACTCAGAAATTCCacaagaaatggaaaatttctCTTACTTCGAAGAAAATAGTCATGTCCTGCCCAAAAATACACTTGAATTAAATAGCAATCAG CTGACTGGCAATTCTTACAAATCAGATGACTCTGATGTCGAAAAAGAGTTAGAAGAAACTCAAGTCTCAGATTCTGGGCATAGTGAAGATAAAAGAAACGAGAGTTTATATGAAGCACAA ACGAAAACAATACTGAAGCCCACGAAAGTAACAATACCAAATATCATTTTAAATGATACACAATGCCAGGTTTTAGCGGATATATACAAGACACACACTTGTCTATGGGATGAAAATGATATCGCATATCGGTTTGGCAATAGACATAAAGAAGCATTAAATTCCATACTAGAAAAATGCAATGAAACGTGTGGCTTAAGCTTAACTAATAATGAATTGCAAAGTGAAATTGTAAGACTGCGAAAAATAACTTCGATAGAAAAGCgacaaaaaattctttgtaaaagaaataatacaaaattcaaaCCTCACTGCTCATATTATCGGCATATTGAATATCTCGAAGTGGATGTGTCACCTTTCGAATGCACAATATGTGAAACATTGTTTCCTGGTTTGGGTAAACTGAAAGTGCATGTAGCATCTCATGATGGTTCGCTGCCATTTATATGCTCGCTGTGTGGACATGGGTTTCAGCTGGCAAGTAATCTAACCATACATTTACGAAGGCATGTACAGGACTACACGTATACTTGTGATATATGCAGTAAATCTTTCGCTACATCCACAGATTTAAAAATACATGTCCGGTTCCACACAGGTGAAAAGCCCTACGTTTGCTCTATCTGTGGCCAAAGACGTTCAACTGCATCACACTTATTTATACACACTTTGCGGCACCAAAATCGACGACGCCACCAATGTAAGATCTGTTCAAAGACTTTTATCGAAAAGGGAACTTTAAAAGATCACATGCTTTCGCACTCACAAGTCCGTAATTATATATGCGATGTATGCCAAAAAGGatttaaaaccaaaaagcaTCTATGTCAACATAAATTAATACATGCTGCAGAAAAGAAATATGCTTGTGCATTTTGTGAAAAACGCTTTTCACAGTCGGCTGGCCTTAAAGGGCATATGAAAACACATGGTACAAAGCTTTCAGCAACTTAA